The genomic interval TGGGGGGAATGATATGGGGGGGCCACAGGTGAGCTCTGGAGCACCCCTGGATCCACACACTGGGATgagccccctccccgccccggggcCCACCGGAGGCTGAGCCCGGTGCCGGTGGTGCCGGTGGTGCCGGTACCTCTGCGGGGCGCCCCCGGTTTGACGAAGTACGGGAGCCCCTTCATGGCCCGGCGCAGCTCCTGCTTCAGGGCCAGCATGTACTCGCCCTCCTCGCCGCCGGGCAGCGGCGCCGCGCGGCGCTCCAGAGCCTGCGGGACCGGGGGAGAAACGGATATTTTATCATTGCTTTTTGGCAAATATTGAAATTAATGTCACACGAGTTATGGTAGAAATTGATGCGGTGGTAATTTGCTTAAGTAGTGTGTTTtaggttttatatatatatatatatacatatataaaatatatactaaATTATACCAAATTTTATCaacatttttattactctaatgatattgctatttttatagcaATACTTATTATCATTATTTATTAGTATTTATTATTactgtattctttaatatattgtAGTATTATTGGTAGTAGTATTTATTAGTATTATATCATTATTTATTGTACTATTATATCATTATAGTATTATATAATTTATTATCATTATTTATTGTTAGTATTTATTATTACTATATTTAATAGTATTATTATTTATTActatattatttaatataatgaagtactattattattgttgttgttgttattttcctATTACtttcttattattattttcctaTATTTATTTCCTATTATTATTTTCCTATAGGTATTTATTACTATTTATtagtatattattattattattattattattattattattattattattattattatatttttcctattattatttttctattaaacttttacaattttaaaaCCAACTGATGGGCGTTTCCCCCCCGGGGCCCGCGTTACCGGAGGACTCACCGGGAAGAGCGGCGCTGGCTGCAGGGTGGGCGGCGGCAGCGCGTCCCCCTTGCCGATGCCCACGGCCTCCACGTTAAACGTCAtctgcccccggccccggccgcggccccggcccgccaTGGCGACCCCGGCTCGCTGGGACAACCGGGGACACGGTGGCACCGCCGCTCTGCCCCCGGTGCCGGTGATGCCCCGAGTGCCCCTCGGTCCGGTCACGGTGTCTATCTAACTCACCCGCTCCCGGTTATCCCCGgtgtcttttctttcccctctccccAAAGGTGCTGCCGGGGCTGATCCCAGTCCCGGTGGCCCTCCCGGTGCCGGTGTCCCCTCGTATCCCGGTCCCGCTGTTCCCTTGTacccccggtcccggtcccgctcCCGATATCCCCTCGTACCCCCGGTCCCCGGTGCCGATATCCCCTCGTACCCCCGTTCCTGGTCCCGAAATTCCTCCGGTTCCGGTCCCGACATTCCCTCGTACCCCAGTCCCGGTCCCGCTCCCGATACCCCTCAtaccccggtcccggtcccgatgTCCCCTCGTACCCCGGTCCCGAAACCCTTCCGGCCCCGGTCCCGATATCCCCTCGTACCCCAGTCCCGGTGTCCCCTCGTGCTCCCGGTCCCGCTCCCGGTTTCGCTCTCCGTACCGGCCCCGCTCTGCGCAAGCGCAATCGCTTCCCACGTGTGCGCGGCCGCCGTGGCCCCGCCCCGCGCGGAGGAGGCGGAGCTTCGGCGCAAACACCGCGCTGATTGGCTGCTCAGAATGAGGGGGCGGGGCTTAAAGAGGTCCAccggagggggcggggccggggcgcggggTGGGAACGGGGGGATCCGAAAGGGGGATGGAAAATGGatgaaaaatgggtggaaaacgGGATCAAAAATGGATTAAAAGGGGATGAAAAGGAGATTAAAAAGTCCCTCGGCCCCCCACTCCCAgaccctccagcccctctgccccgggGTAGCTCAGCCCCCGGTACCggtgccaccccagccctgccacgcTGTGCCCCCCAGTCCCGCTGcccactgcccccagccccactgtAGGACCCCCCAGTTCCGCTACCCCCTTGTACTCCCCCGGTTTCCGATGCTCCAGGGCCCTCAGCCCCCCCATTCCCGCTGCCCCCCggtcctgctgggctctgccccccGGTCCCGCTGCCCCCCGagagcccccggtgccccccaacCCCCGATCCCCCCCCGTCACTCCCACGCAGGGCCGGGCTCTGGATGCGCCGTGGCTGATTCATCCCGCTCCAGCCCCCCCCCGCGCCCGCAGCTGCCAAAAATAGCGCTGCGGGAGGGGGGGGGACCCTCCACAGCACCTCCCGCCCCCCCCGCCTCACCGGCGGCAGGCCGGGATGGCGGCCACGGGCCGCTGGCCCCGACAGCCCCATCCCCGGGGCCGCGGCAACCGGGACGAGCGAGCCCACGCGCCGGTTGGCACGGTAAAACGGGGATGGAGAGGGGTGGGATGATGGGGGTCCCCGCTGAGAGGGGGGGTGAGGGGACAGCCCCCCGGGTCCCGGGCTCGGGGGGGTCTCACGGAGGGGACCGGGAGGATTTTCTCCCGTTTTACCGGCTGGTCGGAGCGGGATGAGCGGCTGTCGCCATGGGAACCGGGCGGGCGGGGATGGGGGCGCCGGTGGGGATGGGGTGTGAGCAGCGATGGGGGGTACCGGTGGGGATGGGGGTACCGGGAAGAATGGGGGTACCAGGAAAAATGGGGTACCGGGAAGGATGGGGCTACCGGGAATAATGGGGTACCGGGAATAATGGGGGGTGGGCAGAGATGGGGGTACCGGCAGGGATTGGGGTAcgggcagggatggggggacCGGCAGGGATGGGGGGGTATCGGGCAGGGATGGGGGTACGGGCAGGATGGGGGTACCGGCAGGGATGGGGGTACCGGCAGGGATGGGGGTACGGGCAGGATGGGGGTACCGGCAGGGATGGGGGTACGGGCAGGATGGGGGTACCGGCAGGGATGGGGGTACCGGCAGGGATGGGGGTACCGGGCAGGGATGGGGGTACCGGGAATAATGGGGGTACGGGCAGGGATGGGGGTACCTGCAGGGATGGCGCTGTGGGCAGGAGAATCAGGTGGGGCAAAGGGAGGAgagagaggaggatgaggagggggcgcAGGAAAGCATTTGAGGAATGGGATTTGGGGGCGCAGGCACAGCCTGGCGAGCTCGGGAACCCTCATttagtggggaaactgaggcagggagagGGGGCACCCCatcctgggggtttgggggtctcaGCGCACCCTCTCCCCTCGCAGTGAGCGAGCGCCACCCGCACCCCCCGTGAGCCCGGCCATGCCCAGCGCCGCGGTGCCCCCGGGGGCGCTCCCCATGATCCCGGCCGAGGGCTCGGCGCTGCTCCGCGCCGTCTCCCAGGGCAAATTCCGCCTGACCCGCCTGCTGCTCGAAGGGGGAGCCTACATCAACGAGGGCAACGCGGCGGGCACCACGCCGCTGATGGCGGCGTGCCGGGCGGGCTACGCCGAGCCCCCCGAGCAGCCGCGGATGGTTCAGTACCTGCTGGAGAACGGCGCCGACCCCAACATCCCCGACAAGGCGGGCAAAACCGCGCTGATGCACGCGTGTGCCGAGCGAGCCGGCCCCGCCGTGGTGGCCACGCTGCTCGCCCACGGCGCCGACCCCAGCGCCCGCGATTACGGCGGGGGCTCGGCGCTGGTCTACGCCCTGGAGCGGGGGGACCGGGAGacgctgcaggtgctgctggacGCGTGTCGGGAGCGAGGCCGCGATGTCATCATCATCACCTCGGCCACGTCGCCCCGAGGCACCAAGACCACCCGGCAGTACCTGAACTCGCCGCCCTCGCCCGCTCTGTGCGCGTCGCCGTCGCAGGTGCAGGTGCGGGCGGCGGCGTCGCCGGGGGCCGGCGGGAGGGATGAGGAGCGCGATGTGTTCCGCTTCCCTCCCGCCGCTCCGGAACCGGCCCGCGCCGGGCCCAAGCGGCAGCTGAAGAGGCTCAACTCGGAGCCGTGGGGGCTGGCGGTGGAGGGGGTGCGGGGGGGACCCTCGGAGGGGACGCAGGGACCCGCAGAGGGAGCGCGGAGAGCGTTAGATGAGATGCGGGGACACCCCGAGGGGACGCGGGGACCCTCGGAAGGGTCGTGGGGTTCTCCTGAAGGGACATCGGGCCCTCAGGagcagctggcagcagggctggaggggctgCGGCTGCGCCCCCGCCGGCACAGCGTGGAGGGACGCGATGTCTCGGGGCTGCCCGGAGCCGCCTGGGCAGAGCGGGTGCCCCCCGTGCCCGCCCCGGGGCGCTGGGTTCCCGCCGATCCTCCACGGGGCAAACCCTTGCGCCGGGACCCCCCTAACCCCGAGCTGGGTAGCGCTCCCGGGCCGCTGCGGCACCCGGCGGGGCTGCTGGAGCGCCGCGGCTCCGGGACGGTCCCGCCGGagccgccgggccgggcggggctgctgccgccgctgccgccccgaGCGCTGCTCCGCCGCCACTCCATGCAGCCGGAGGCGCTGCGGAACCTCGGCGCTTTCTGCGGGGGGCTGGGACCCGAGCCTGGCTCGTAGGGACCCCCCCCTCAAGGCCAGGACCCCTTGGGGAAAGCCTGGCCCTGCTCTGAACCCTGCTGAGGGTCGATTGTTCCATTCCTCTGTCGGCGCAAACTGCACGAGCCCCAATCTGGGGAGCTGGTGGGCGCACCCCaagtgccagggcctccccaggatccccctcctgctcctgcctcatccTCCCAGCAGCTTTTCCCCCCAGGGTCTGGCGTTGAAGGCCCCAGTGTAGCTCAGTGGATGTGAGTGAGGGGTGGTGGGcacatctgtggggttgggggcGCGGCTGTTGCATCCCAATCTCAGTTTTAAGGGAAAAAAGGAGGTTTTTTTTGAGATCTGAGTTGtactgccaggctgggagggaTCCCCAGGATCCTTGGAGATCCAGCAGCTTGGATGGAGAAGGGTTTAGGGAAAGGGGCTTGGGAGATTTAATGAAGGACAAAGAACAAGGAGACAAACTTAGACAAAATCTTGTTATTTGACACAAAACAAGGAATGCCCAGTGGGATAAAT from Melospiza melodia melodia isolate bMelMel2 unplaced genomic scaffold, bMelMel2.pri scaffold_363, whole genome shotgun sequence carries:
- the LOC134434429 gene encoding ankyrin repeat domain-containing protein 34A-like codes for the protein MPSAAVPPGALPMIPAEGSALLRAVSQGKFRLTRLLLEGGAYINEGNAAGTTPLMAACRAGYAEPPEQPRMVQYLLENGADPNIPDKAGKTALMHACAERAGPAVVATLLAHGADPSARDYGGGSALVYALERGDRETLQVLLDACRERGRDVIIITSATSPRGTKTTRQYLNSPPSPALCASPSQVQVRAAASPGAGGRDEERDVFRFPPAAPEPARAGPKRQLKRLNSEPWGLAVEGVRGGPSEGTQGPAEGARRALDEMRGHPEGTRGPSEGSWGSPEGTSGPQEQLAAGLEGLRLRPRRHSVEGRDVSGLPGAAWAERVPPVPAPGRWVPADPPRGKPLRRDPPNPELGSAPGPLRHPAGLLERRGSGTVPPEPPGRAGLLPPLPPRALLRRHSMQPEALRNLGAFCGGLGPEPGS